In the genome of Carassius carassius chromosome 12, fCarCar2.1, whole genome shotgun sequence, the window CTTGTTCTCTTTGCATTGTATTTGACTGTATTTaactaaatacaataaaaaaattaccatactatagtaaaaaaaaaagtaacttcaGATAACACAATGCATGTTTATTTTTGAGTCACACTTCATACACCATggtaattcagaaaaaaaatgtatcttaaaaagtttataagaaacaaaaaacataataatattaataatactactaataataaaaagaagtcaaaattgaggaaaaaataaatgattaattgttGATGGCTCGTTTTTAACTTTtgttaaaaacataaattattaataCTCTTAATAATTTGGATACACCTATTGAAATTTTATAAACACTGGATagttcattaatatatatatatatatatatatatatataatatatataatttttttccccaattaatatttcacacattattaataatattttttcacagTGTAAATGAGTCTTTATACAAGAAATTAATATCTGGCTTCTAAATTTTAGGATTGAGGTCATTTGCACAAGGGTTATGATATTTGGGGATCACCCAGATATCACCCAACATCTAGGGTGAttcccaaaccttcactaaaaggtTGAAAACCCTGATTGTAAAAACAACTTTTTCATTTCTATATTGTTTAAGCTCTTCAGGGGATAATCAGAAGAAGCATAAGACGAAGAAGAAACACAAGGATGAAAagagcagcaggaggaggagtTCCAGCTCAGAGTCCAGTGTGGAGCGAAACAGATCCAGAGACGGCAGGAGACGACAGAGCAGGAGCCTCAGCCGGGAGAGACGGAGGGAGGGAAGTAGTAGAAACAGCAAAGAGAGGGATCGAGACAGACGTAGACGCTCTGAATCCAGATCCTCGAGTTCCTCGAGCTCCTCCGCTGATTCTGATCAGGCAGGGAAGACGACACAGGGAGCCTCCTCCGCCAAAGAAGACAAGAAGAAGCAGTGGGAGATGATGAAGGCGCTGGAGACCCCAGAGGAGAAGAGAGCCAGACGTCTGGCCAAGAAAGAGGCCAAAGAGAGGAAGAAGAGGGAGAAGATGGGCTGGAGTGAAGAGTACATGGGCTACACCAACGCCGACAACCCGTTTGGAGATAACAACCTGCTCGGGACCTTCAAATGGCAGAAGGTCAGAGAGATGTTTCAGATATGTGTCGATATTGCAGTGATGTTCTATCGTAAAGTCTGGTTCTGAAATAAATGTCActtaactgtgtgtttgtgtgtttctcagGCTCTGGAGAAGAAGGGCATCGGGCATTTGTCAGAAACAAATCTGAAGGAGAGAAATAAACACATCCAGCAGGAGAACCGCAGGGAACTACAAAAGGTACCAAACAAGtggattaaaaaatgtaattaagaaTTACTACAgaacaatataatatatacttaAAGATTCAAGTTTATATTTTctaaaatcagtaaaaaaaaaaaaaaaacgtaaaaagtTGTTAATGAAGTGTTAACTACTAGTGaaacatgttttttgtttacTGTGCTCCTGTCAgtttaactttattatttttagttaaccTGACAAGAGGCACCATAAACTaaagttataatattttaaaatagttttgataGTCATTCGCATTTATGAACACTGAAAAATTATagaaatgggatttttttttttaggaggatTTTGATTTTGGAATTATGAAAAATTATGTATACTTGATAAATTACAAAACAGTTTTTCAAGTATCTAGTTAACAGGAGAAAccataatgtaatatattatataatattatatcttaatcttatcaaagttggaaacagttctgctgcttaatatttttttttctcagaacatgtgatacttttttaggatactttgatgaatcaaaagtaaaaaaaaaaaaaaaagaagctatgtttttaaaatataaatattttgtaataacaatatacactactggtcagtaattttgggtcggtaatttttttcttttcttttttttttttaaataaaatcaatacttttattcagcaaggatgtgttaaattaataaaaaagtgatagtaaagaaaatatattattagaatatatattatttaaaaaattttttggaataaatgcagttctttttaaccttttattcatcaaatatattagacagcagaactgtttccaacactcataataaatcagaatattagaatgatttctaaatgatcatgtgatagactggatgttacatgtgacactgaaggctggagtaatgatgctgaaaattcagtttgcatcacaggaataaattatttttttaagtatattcaaatagaaaactattattttaagttgtaataatatttcacaatattactgttttttctgtatttttgatcaaataaatgcaggcttgatgagcagaagaaacttctttcaaaaacattaaaaatagtaatgtttccaaacttttggtctgtactgtatatatgtatatatatatatatatatatatatatatatatatgaataaaataaacatataattttaattactgtgtttttgtagtatttaaaatatcttttaatgTCTAAATGCTGCAGCCAAATTGCATTTGGGAAATGAAATATAGACAAACTGAACTGAAGgtgtgagatgtgtgtgttcaggtgaagCAGCTGCGTCTGGAGCGAGAGCGGGAGAAGTCCATGCGCGAGCAGGAGCTGGAGATgctgcagagagagaaagaggctgAACATTTCAAAACATGGGCGGAACAGGAGGACAACTTTCACCTGCAGCAGGCCAAACTGAGGTCACGCTCTTCAGACGTGTAGTGTTTCTATACATGCATAGGTGAACAGACCATTTGTAACACGATTCTGTGATGTAGGTCTAAGATTCGTATCCGTGACGGCCGAGCGAAACCCATCGACCTGCTGGCTAAATACATCAGCGCTGAAGACGATGATCTGTCGGTGGAGATGCATGAACCGTACACCTTCCTGAACGGACTCACCGCCACGGACATGGACGACCTGCTGGAGGACATCAAGGTGTGTGATGAGAGAGAGATCAGAAATCATCTGAACACTTTTTACACAAAGTAGAATTCAAATGTACACCGGTTCTGTGGTGATTTTGGTGTTTTAGTGTGTTTAACAGCTGTGTTTCTGCAGGTGTACATGGAGCTGGAACAGGGCAAGAACGTGGATTTCTGGAGGGAAATGACCACCATTACTGAAGACGAGATCAGCAAACTGCGCAAACTAGAAGTGTCAGGCAAAGGACCAGGTGATGTGATCACCTGCACTATTACATTTACACCCTGATATAGTTTACAGTTGAATCATTTCAgagtaaatgttttgtaaaataaacatttactcaaTTTTGGTGAGCTAAAGAGACTTTTAAATGGTTGTGTATATTTTTACTTCTgtattatagtttatttttattattagtttttaatatatTGGCCACTAGTTACCCTGCTCACTAAAATATGCAATGAActaattttaaaatctgtaaattcatGAAACAATGCAATTGAAATATATATGTAATCTGTGAAAATGTTATATAGGTGATATATGAATATTATGTAACTCtacaatgcattataatttaGTAGATTTAAAGAGAACCCCTCATTCACCTGTTTTTGGTCTCATGACAGGTGACCGTCGTGAGGGCATAAACACATCGGTCAGCACAGACGTGCAGAGTGTGTTTAAAGGGAAGACGTACAGTCAGCTTCAGGCTCTTTATATGAACATTGAGAATAAGATCCAGGCTGGAGGCTCCAACCTGGACGTCGGCTACTGGGAGAGTCTCCTGCAGCAGGTGCGGGTCTACATGGCACGAGCCAGGTGCGTGTCAGACTCCAACTGTAACAGGACCTCTGGGGATTTATAGAGTTCAGTGATGTCTTACCCtgtgggtctgtgtgtgtttgtgaaggcTGAGAGAGCGGCATCAGGACGTCCTGCGGCAGAAGCTGTATAAACTCAAGCAGGAACAGGGTGTGGAGAGCGAACCGCTTTTCCCCATCATCAAAGAAGAGAACGAGACCGAGCGGCCCATGTGAGTGATGATACTTATTCTTGAACATTCAGACAGAAATTTGCATTGAAATTTTCAATGTGCTGAACTGCTTACACAACACAGCCTGATCCTGATAAATTAAACACGCAACAGTGAGGTCATGTGACTATGTAGCATGCTACATTTTAAAAGGTTGTTGCATTCTGTATACcttttcacaaataaaatatgcatCATACAGTCTAGTCTATACTACGTATCATCAATATATACTAATATTCAAGGGATTTCATGGTGATGGAAAACCTGCAACTATTCAGGAATTTTAACATAATTGGGCCTGTTAATATCAGACATTTTAATACAAtgaaaatatgattaatataattttttctagTTTCAAAGATCTCAAATTACTAAAGTTATTCTTGAAATGTACTACTTCGTGTAATGAAGTAGTTTActacaatttgaaataatttttgcattctgcatttttttttttatagcatgcATACACAATATGTACTTGTCACTAAGCATTatgctaatatataatatacagaaatgttatataaatTCTATATAAATGATATTTTCACAAATGActgaataattaatgaaatgaATTGCATTCAAAAACATATCCAATGTATGTATGATTTGTCTGTTTTGTTTCCCAGTAGCACTAGAGCGGCAGAGTCTGCAGATGAGGAGGCGGGCAGCTCTCAGCAAGGTGACGACAGAGACAGACGGACCAAGAGGCTGGATGGAGAAAAGGGTGAGCGGTCTGGAAGGAGCAGTCCTGAGGAGAGGAAGgaaggggaggaggaggaggagggagagaAAGATGAAGCATCGGAGGCTGTGTTAACAGAGGAGGATCTGATCCAGCAGAGTCAGGCGGAGTACGACTCCGGCCGCTACAGTCCCACCCTCCTGCAGTCCTCAGAGCTACCGCTGGACACACACGTCATCAACGTGGAGGAGGACCTGCAGAGACTCGTGCTGGCCCGGACACAGCTGCAGGTGACCGGTGCGTATCGCTCTGCTGCTTACACACACCACATGCATTAAGATTTCAGTACTAGATGTGCAGCAGGAGAAAAATTTCTGATATGAATTTTGCACCTTCATTGTTTAAaactatttataaatgttttttattttcttttattgccACACTGTTATATCCCCTACTCTATTTCCTATTTGTTCTGCATTGTTTAACAAAAAAATGGTGTAACTTATTTTCACAATTCTTTTTCACAATTTCCTTGCATACTGGGTTcccatttaaattgtaattttaacactGGCCATAAGGAGGCGCATACTTTTTTTTCCTCCCTTCATTTTGTAACTGGCCTGCTGTATAAAGGGGATGAAAGTTCAGGAAGTAGACTCAGGCACATACCTAAATTCacttaaagagtaaaaaaaacatttggatggattttttttgACGTTGAAAATTTGTATACAATTTGAGGGTTACAAACATCAGAAATAGAGGAAATTGACTCAAGGAAGCACTCAAATTCAACTTTTAAGGCTTCCATTCTAATGGGCCGATGGTTACAGAAGAACATGTTAAACTTGAGATATcttcaggttttcatccaaagttGTGAGTTTAACTTGGAATATcccataaaaaatttaattaagtactATTTCCATCCCATGCACTCAAGAGAACACAGTGGTCTCTTCCTGGGAAAGTATCAATAATAAAAAGGGAAAGCAATGGTGGCTCTTTTTTTCCTTCATAATAAATTAGTTGCACCTCCGAGCAACCCGACGAAATGCAATAAATGCTTTCATGTTTGGAAACACAATCATGCAAGACAGTTATACCAAATTAATTTATAACAGACTTTGtctcaggcatttcagaatgacTGAAACGATATTTGAGATAGTGTAGGCTACAATGTGATTGGTCCACTGGTCAGTCCAGTTATCCAGTCTAACAATCTGTTGAGGCAAAATCACATCTTCAAGGAAGTTTATGCACGTTGTCTTATTGAATTGCGCATCTTGCCGTTTCCATCTAGTGTTTTTATGCGATATCCCAGTTTTAACAGaaaaatacatgcataaaaaaacaaGTTCTAAAAAAATGTGGCAAATTGAATAATGTGATCAACAGCCCTGGAGTAGTTTCATAGACCTATAATCATAGAAAATTAATCAACATGCCAGCCAGCCGATTCTAAATGAAGAGTGCAGTGATCTTGAAGTATGTGACTGTAAAGATCTTCTTTACTGTTAGGAACACAAATCTAGTCTACATTTGCTTTACTCATGCTAATGCTTTTTCTTGAACAGGCGATGCAAGTGAAAGCGCTGAAGATGCATTCATTCGTCGCGCTAAAGAAGGCATGGCCGGCGATGAGGCCCAGTTCAGTGTTGAGATGCCTTTGACTGGAAAAATGTACCTTTGGGCCGACAAATACCGCCCGCGCAAGCCCCGCTTCTTCAACCGCGTCCACACCGGCTTCGAGTGGAACAAATACAACCAGACACATTACGACTTCGACAACCCACCGCCCAAGATCGTCCAGGGCTACAAGTTCAACATCTTCTACCCCGATCTCATCGACAAGCGCTCGACTCCACAGTACTTCCTCGAGCCCTGTCCCGACAACAAAGACTTTGGAATGTTGCGCTTCCACGCCGGACCGCCGTACGAGGATATCGCGTTTAAGATCGTGAACCGTG includes:
- the LOC132154531 gene encoding splicing factor Cactin-like isoform X2 — encoded protein: METKTLRRSRSRSRSGEKSRRRVRSPEDRHARNRSPVKGYRRRGRSDSDGSRSSGSSAEPSRHRGQESGRSSDSDRDHRHRRARSHGGSKDGHSSSGDNQKKHKTKKKHKDEKSSRRRSSSSESSVERNRSRDGRRRQSRSLSRERRREGSSRNSKERDRDRRRRSESRSSSSSSSSADSDQAGKTTQGASSAKEDKKKQWEMMKALETPEEKRARRLAKKEAKERKKREKMGWSEEYMGYTNADNPFGDNNLLGTFKWQKALEKKGIGHLSETNLKERNKHIQQENRRELQKVKQLRLEREREKSMREQELEMLQREKEAEHFKTWAEQEDNFHLQQAKLRSKIRIRDGRAKPIDLLAKYISAEDDDLSVEMHEPYTFLNGLTATDMDDLLEDIKVYMELEQGKNVDFWREMTTITEDEISKLRKLEVSGKGPGDRREGINTSVSTDVQSVFKGKTYSQLQALYMNIENKIQAGGSNLDVGYWESLLQQVRVYMARARLRERHQDVLRQKLYKLKQEQGVESEPLFPIIKEENETERPITRAAESADEEAGSSQQGDDRDRRTKRLDGEKGERSGRSSPEERKEGEEEEEGEKDEASEAVLTEEDLIQQSQAEYDSGRYSPTLLQSSELPLDTHVINVEEDLQRLVLARTQLQVTGDASESAEDAFIRRAKEGMAGDEAQFSVEMPLTGKMYLWADKYRPRKPRFFNRVHTGFEWNKYNQTHYDFDNPPPKIVQGYKFNIFYPDLIDKRSTPQYFLEPCPDNKDFGMLRFHAGPPYEDIAFKIVNREWEYSHRHGFRCQFANGIFQLWFHFKRYRYRR
- the LOC132154531 gene encoding splicing factor Cactin-like isoform X1, with the protein product METKTLRRSRSRSRSGEKSRRRVRSPEDRHARNRSPVKGYRRRGRSDSDGSRSSGSSAEPSRHRGQESGRSSDSDRDHRHRRARSHGGSKDGHSSSGDNQKKHKTKKKHKDEKSSRRRSSSSESSVERNRSRDGRRRQSRSLSRERRREGSSRNSKERDRDRRRRSESRSSSSSSSSADSDQAGKTTQGASSAKEDKKKQWEMMKALETPEEKRARRLAKKEAKERKKREKMGWSEEYMGYTNADNPFGDNNLLGTFKWQKALEKKGIGHLSETNLKERNKHIQQENRRELQKVKQLRLEREREKSMREQELEMLQREKEAEHFKTWAEQEDNFHLQQAKLRSKIRIRDGRAKPIDLLAKYISAEDDDLSVEMHEPYTFLNGLTATDMDDLLEDIKVYMELEQGKNVDFWREMTTITEDEISKLRKLEVSGKGPGDRREGINTSVSTDVQSVFKGKTYSQLQALYMNIENKIQAGGSNLDVGYWESLLQQVRVYMARARLRERHQDVLRQKLYKLKQEQGVESEPLFPIIKEENETERPISTRAAESADEEAGSSQQGDDRDRRTKRLDGEKGERSGRSSPEERKEGEEEEEGEKDEASEAVLTEEDLIQQSQAEYDSGRYSPTLLQSSELPLDTHVINVEEDLQRLVLARTQLQVTGDASESAEDAFIRRAKEGMAGDEAQFSVEMPLTGKMYLWADKYRPRKPRFFNRVHTGFEWNKYNQTHYDFDNPPPKIVQGYKFNIFYPDLIDKRSTPQYFLEPCPDNKDFGMLRFHAGPPYEDIAFKIVNREWEYSHRHGFRCQFANGIFQLWFHFKRYRYRR